In Castanea sativa cultivar Marrone di Chiusa Pesio chromosome 6, ASM4071231v1, a single window of DNA contains:
- the LOC142640051 gene encoding uncharacterized protein LOC142640051 yields MGFGVSESLVSNNGLQFDSKAFREFCNNLGIWNRYSTPAYSQSSGQAKATNKAIVSGLKKRLEGAKGRWAEELPSVLWAYGTTPRRSTGETSFSLTYGAEAIIPAKVNLCSARITDFSPDGNEKLMAKQLNLLEEH; encoded by the coding sequence ATGGGATTTGGAGTGTCGGAGTCCCTTGTGTCAAACAATGGTTTAcagtttgatagcaaggctttccgAGAATTCTGCAACAACCTCGGCATCTGGAACCGGTATTCCACACCGGCATATTCGCAGAGTAGCGGCCAAGCGAAAGCAACTAACAAAGCCATCGTAAGTGGATTAAAAAAGAGGTTAGAGGGCGCCAAAGGCAGGTGGGCCGAAGAGTTGCCAAGTGTCCTATGGGCATACGGAACAACTCCAAGAAGATCCACGGGAGAAACATCATTCTCTCTAACTTATGGGGCGGAGGCTATCATTCCCGCTAAGGTGAACCTTTGCAGCGCCCGAATCACCGATTTCTCTCCGGACGGGAACGAGAAGCTAATGGCGAAGCAGCTGAACTTGCTAGAAGAACACTGA
- the LOC142640050 gene encoding uncharacterized protein LOC142640050 → MGYSHLLTPGAALASFRETLGVPEDVNIAYCNMGDIELERAANSSTSFFPLMSILEGGVRFPVDPLIIGTLGFCGLCPDQFSLNFYRVVSCVSRLNKMFGLQLNHHNINFMYKLCGNFSSGYYLKTRDMRVQLISCLPDSNKNSANEFVRVRGNWLASELLCQLSPRNVESKRFLPNSRVIHAQDLNFVLRLEIFVHDKGQLRASHLILGVNPVYNTWQNFSQALLVDSPLLSYIDVQYKKFLPPALTTRDARELGPRYTTADDIALVRDASAERVSQNRRRHEAIEQPENAAPIAEERAAEPAGTSGTKSDLRGEMVKRREMTFARFIPGARPVAPPQPPKRTLQAPLVDENRKRTRAAEKTALTPGGALLKTPPCARGGSRTLETLAATPPAAQVGMNVAFSSQPKVGWQPAFLLGDQPLPATASVWMWDKGEGGKVAQSLVKGLMLPEDVHYFSEGDGETLVRRLQWHTIAATQLTGVMDGRLKDAIEAVEREKALKAVAEVTAREKMEAVAASERKAIDAENKLTILETKLGEIELKLATADSLNLAQADQIADLKESLEACEEK, encoded by the exons ATGGGTTATTCTCATCTTCTCACCCCTGGGGCTGCCTTGGCTAGTTTTAGAGAGACCCTTGGTGTCCCAGAGGACGTCAACATTGCGTATTGCAATATGGGTGATATCGAACTTGAGAGGGCCGCCAATTCAAGCACGTCGTTCTTTCCTCTGATGTCCATACTTGAGGGTGGGGTTAGATTTCCTGTAGACCCTCTCATTATAGGCACCCTAGGATTCTGCGGTCTATGCCCCGACCAATTTTCCCTGAACTTTTATAGAGTAGTCAGTTGTGTCAGCCGGTTGAATAAGATGTTCGGGTTGCAATTAAATCACCACAacatcaattttatgtataaacTATGCGGCAATTTTTCGAGTGGCTATTACTTGAAAACTAGAGATATGCGAGTCCAACTTATCTCTTGCCTGCCTGACTCTAACAAAAACTCGGCTAACGAGTTTGTTCGGGTACGTGGCAATTGGCTAGCCAGTGAGCTACTCTGCCAGCTTTCGCCGCGCAACGTTG AGTCAAAAAGGTTTCTGCCGAACTCCCGAGTCATACACGCGCAGGATCTTAACTTTGTTTTGAGGTTAGAGATTTTTGTACACGACAAGGGGCAACTTCGGGCGTCTCATTTGATCCTCGGCGTTAACCCGGTGTACAACACTTGGCAAAACTTCAGCCAGGCGCTCTTGGTAGACAGTCCGCTCCTGTCGTACATAGACGTCCAGTACAAAAAGTTTCTTCCTCCCGCACTAACCACCAGAGACGCTCGAGAACTCGGTCCCCGTTATACAACTGCCGACGACATTGCTCTGGTTAGGGACGCGTCTGCCGAGCGAGTGTCCCAAAATCGAAGAAGACACGAAGCAATCGAGCAGCCGGAAAACGCTGCCCCAATAGCCGAGGAAAGAGCGGCTGAACCAGCAGGTACTTCAGGCACTAAATCCGACTTAAGGGGAGAAATGGTGAAGCGTAGGGAGATGACCTTCGCACGGTTCATACCCGGTGCCAGACCTGTGGCCCCACCTCAACCTCCTAAAAGAACTTTACAAGCTCCACTCGTGGACGAAAATAGGAAGAGGACAAGAGCAGCCGAGAAGACCGCCCTAACCCCAGGCGGCGCCCTATTGAAGACCCCGCCCTGCGCACGGGGTGGGTCGAGGACCCTAGAGACGTTGGCTGCCACTCCACCAGCGGCTCAGGTCGGGATGAACGTGGCGTTTTCCTCTCAGCCCAAGGTTGGTTGGCAGCCAGCTTTTTTGTTGGGTGATCAGCCTTTACCCGCGACGGCCAGTGTTTGGATGTGGGATAAGGGCGAAGGTGGAAAAGTGGCTCAAAGTTTGGTGAAGGGGCTCATGCTACCTGAGGATGTCCATTATTTTTCGGAAGGGGATGGCGAGACGCTCGTTAGGCGGCTACAATGGCATACTATTGCA GCCACGCAGTTAACCGGCGTTATGGATGGGAGGTTGAAAGACGCAATTGAGGCTGTTGAGCGGGAGAAGGCGCTGAAAGCCGTGGCCGAGGTTACCGCCAGGGAGAAAATGGAGGCTGTTGCAGCGTCAGAGAGGAAAGCAATAGATGCCGAGAACAAGCTGACTATCCTGGAGACGAAGCTAGGCGAGATAGAGCTTAAGTTAGCGACGGCGGATAGCTTGAATCTAGCCCAAGCCGATCAAATTGCCGATTTGAAAGAATCCCTCGAAGCTTGTGAGGAGAAGTGA
- the LOC142641321 gene encoding LOW QUALITY PROTEIN: uncharacterized protein LOC142641321 (The sequence of the model RefSeq protein was modified relative to this genomic sequence to represent the inferred CDS: deleted 2 bases in 1 codon): MDESYTSLPTSHLLGSVPAVIKDEKSTSHYDVPEANLQIFPPNNGGGGGGGGRGYQTLGSTAEGFEQQPANGWKGMFNILSYTQYFDVDTDVVVNRLISSLYPNAGDFFSKIEANPDLYGLIWISTTLVFVLASFGNCATYLMEKHTDNTTSWSFDVNYMNVAAGSVYGYAIVVPLAFYFLLQYLGSKPSLVQFWCLWGYSFFVFVLASFLLLIPVEIVRWIIIILAGAASACFVAFNLKSHIEGRADLSLTVVAAFLLQMALAIFIKVWFFP, from the exons atGGACGAGTCCTACACAAGCCTCCCTACCAGCCATTTGCTCGGCTCAGTTCCT GCTGTCATCAAGGATGAAAAGAGCACTTCACACTATGACG TTCCTGAAGCAAATTTGCAAATATTCCCTCCAAAcaatggaggaggaggaggaggaggagggcgGGGTTATCAAACTCTTGGAAGTACAGCTG AAGGATTTGAGCAACAACCAGCAAATGGCTGGAAGGGAATGTTTAATATCTTATCATACACACAATATTTTGATGTTGATACAGATGTTGTCGTAAACAGACTGATAAGTTCTTTGTATCCAAATGCCGGagatttttttagcaaaattgaAGCTAACCCTGATCT ATATGGGCTCATCTGGATCTCCACTACATTGGTATTTGTGCTTGCTTCTTTTGGAAATTGTGCCACCTACCTCATGGAAAAACACACTGATAACACTACTTCCTGGAGCTTCGATGTCAACTACATGAATGTGGCAGCAGGTTCAGTCTATGGTTATGCAATAGTGGTGCCATTGGCATTTTACTTCTTGCTTCAGTATCTGGGTTCAAAGCCCAGTCTTGTTCAATTTTGGTGCTTGTGGGGATATTcgttctttgtttttgttttggccTCG TTTCTGTTGCTCATCCCTGTCGAGATTGTACGGTGGATCATCATAATTCTTGCTGGTGCTGCC TCAGCTTGCTTTGTTGCCTTCAACCTCAAATCTCATATAGAAGGGAGGGCTGATCTTTCATTGACGGTGGTTGCTGCATTTTTGTTGCAAATGGCTTTGGCAATCTTCATCAAGGTCTGGTTCTTTCCATGA